From one Gemmatimonas sp. UBA7669 genomic stretch:
- a CDS encoding type II toxin-antitoxin system HipA family toxin, which produces MNRAESCYVYIQLPQSHEVLTCGRFVRERNAFGDVIGRFVYGRRYREHPSAVPIDPLHLPLSDNTYETTRLDGVFGAIRDASPDAWGRRVIEHALGKVDVGEVEYLLNSPEDRAGALSFGLGKVPPPPLRPFNSTLQLEALLDAARQLESLHVGEPVPESLQRLQLLVETGTSMGGARPKNVVTDESGLWLAKFPSRGDRWNNAAVEGALLKLARQCDVRVPPYRIERVGTAPVLLVRRFDRERLSARSEYSKARMVSALTVLDADEIRDRQRWSYLLLSDELQRWSARPQLDRAELFRRMVFNALVTNNDDHPRNHALIAHTTEWRLSPAYDLTPSPVQAFERDLAMVCGTAMGRRATRTNLISGCARFGLTADDAAAIIDYMRTVVAANWEGAILFHGGSRADCDAVRPAFEIPGFDAA; this is translated from the coding sequence ATGAACCGCGCCGAGTCCTGTTACGTGTACATCCAACTTCCGCAGTCACACGAAGTGTTGACCTGCGGAAGGTTCGTGCGTGAGCGCAATGCATTTGGTGATGTCATCGGTCGGTTCGTATATGGTCGTCGATACCGGGAACATCCTTCGGCGGTGCCAATCGATCCGTTGCATCTGCCGTTGTCAGACAACACATACGAAACCACCCGGCTTGACGGAGTGTTCGGTGCAATCCGCGACGCAAGTCCAGATGCCTGGGGACGACGTGTCATCGAACACGCGTTGGGCAAGGTCGATGTCGGCGAAGTCGAGTACCTGCTGAATTCGCCGGAGGATCGCGCGGGCGCACTGTCCTTTGGTCTCGGAAAGGTGCCTCCACCACCGCTCCGCCCGTTCAACAGCACGTTGCAGCTCGAGGCCCTGCTGGATGCCGCTCGACAGCTTGAGTCCCTGCACGTCGGTGAGCCCGTGCCCGAAAGCCTTCAGCGACTCCAGTTGCTGGTCGAGACGGGGACTTCCATGGGTGGAGCCCGCCCCAAGAATGTGGTCACGGACGAAAGCGGCTTGTGGCTCGCCAAGTTTCCGTCGCGAGGCGACCGGTGGAACAACGCGGCGGTGGAAGGAGCACTGTTGAAGTTGGCGCGGCAGTGCGATGTGCGTGTCCCACCATATCGTATCGAACGCGTCGGGACTGCACCCGTCTTACTTGTTCGTCGCTTTGATCGGGAGCGGCTGAGCGCTCGTTCCGAGTACAGCAAGGCACGCATGGTGAGTGCCCTTACGGTACTGGACGCTGACGAAATACGTGATCGTCAGCGCTGGTCCTACCTGCTCCTGAGCGACGAATTGCAACGATGGTCGGCGCGCCCGCAGCTTGACCGCGCAGAGCTCTTTCGTCGCATGGTGTTCAACGCATTGGTGACCAACAATGACGACCACCCGCGCAACCATGCGCTCATCGCGCATACCACGGAGTGGCGTCTGTCCCCCGCCTACGACCTCACCCCGTCACCGGTGCAGGCGTTTGAACGGGACCTGGCCATGGTATGCGGGACTGCAATGGGACGTCGAGCAACCCGAACGAATCTGATCTCCGGCTGTGCGCGCTTCGGACTGACGGCCGATGACGCGGCCGCGATCATTGATTACATGCGCACCGTCGTGGCGGCGAACTGGGAAGGCGCCATACTATTTCATGGAGGCAGCCGGGCGGACTGTGACGCTGTAAGGCCGGCCTTTGAGATTCCCGGTTTCGACGCGGCGTAG
- a CDS encoding helix-turn-helix domain-containing protein, with translation MPKPTIRSPERAPARVVEVAATLGHNIALARKRRRLRLADVAEKAGLTIPTLRAVEAGNVGTSLAAYLGALWALGLEDGILPVAALEFDPEGQIRERSALRRGLAQPRISRSKLDDDF, from the coding sequence ATGCCGAAACCCACCATCCGCAGCCCTGAGCGCGCCCCCGCCCGTGTGGTGGAGGTGGCTGCCACGCTTGGGCACAACATTGCGCTGGCGCGAAAGCGTCGGCGGCTCCGCCTTGCCGATGTGGCCGAGAAAGCTGGCCTCACCATCCCCACACTGCGCGCGGTGGAAGCCGGGAATGTGGGGACCAGCCTTGCGGCCTATCTGGGGGCACTGTGGGCTCTCGGCCTCGAGGACGGCATACTTCCCGTGGCGGCCTTGGAGTTCGACCCTGAGGGGCAGATACGCGAGCGCAGCGCGCTGCGTCGTGGACTGGCGCAGCCGCGCATCAGCCGCAGCAAACTCGACGACGACTTTTGA
- a CDS encoding Xaa-Pro dipeptidyl-peptidase — MTRHPRLAHRAARTAVQSLALCALAACRASSGSSTAATSSATPPATNATLPAPYVIQNGESQVVPAFADTTQWIRERLWVETEFDSDFDGKKDRVHVDVTRPGPTANGLKVPVVYETSPYYAGTLGNDDVFWPVKQELGAEPPARTLGKGVTFNPNRARISNSQVRNWVPRGFAVVHSESPGTGLSQGCITIGGSNESLAPKAVIDWLNGRARGFTTIDGSEEVKATWATGKVGMTGTSFNGTLPIAAATTGVKGLEAIIPVAPNNSYYRYYRSNGLVRSPGGYLGEDVDVLYDFVQSGNPATRALCNERVRDAVIGKGIDRRTGDFNDFWASRDYIMQAGGIKAATLMAHAFNDWNVMPEHSVLMVQALKANGVPVQQYYHQGGHGGEPPLAMMNRWFTRYLLGVQNGVEKDPKAFVVREGAPRLEPTPYADYPNPAASPVTLYPTKGGNAVGALGTTRTPAQGIETVTDNVSLGGVDLARAENSPTRLLFATAPLTQPVHLSGIGRVRITLSSNKPAANLSVWLVELPWPATGNNNAGIITRGWADPQNARDVRRSTPLVPGQPVTLEFDLQPDDQIIAAGKRIGLMIFSSDKDFTLHPAPGTVLSIDLDQTSITLPVVGGASALK; from the coding sequence ATGACACGTCACCCCCGCCTTGCCCACCGCGCCGCACGGACTGCCGTCCAGTCGCTGGCCCTGTGTGCCCTCGCCGCCTGCCGGGCCTCCTCGGGCAGCAGCACCGCCGCCACGAGCTCGGCCACCCCGCCGGCCACCAACGCCACCCTTCCCGCGCCCTACGTCATTCAGAACGGGGAGTCGCAGGTGGTGCCCGCTTTCGCCGACACCACCCAGTGGATCCGCGAGCGACTCTGGGTGGAGACGGAGTTTGACTCCGACTTCGACGGCAAGAAGGACCGGGTCCACGTGGACGTGACCCGCCCGGGTCCCACGGCCAACGGTCTCAAGGTGCCGGTGGTGTACGAGACCAGCCCCTACTACGCCGGCACGCTGGGCAACGACGACGTGTTCTGGCCCGTCAAGCAGGAGCTGGGCGCCGAGCCGCCGGCGCGCACGCTGGGCAAAGGCGTGACCTTCAATCCCAATCGCGCGCGCATCAGCAACTCGCAGGTGCGCAATTGGGTGCCGCGCGGCTTTGCCGTGGTGCACTCGGAGTCGCCCGGGACCGGACTCAGTCAGGGCTGCATCACCATTGGTGGCAGCAACGAATCGCTGGCGCCCAAGGCGGTGATCGATTGGCTCAACGGCCGCGCGCGTGGCTTCACCACCATCGATGGCAGCGAGGAAGTGAAGGCCACCTGGGCCACCGGCAAGGTGGGCATGACCGGCACCTCGTTCAACGGCACGCTGCCCATTGCCGCCGCTACCACCGGTGTGAAGGGCCTCGAGGCCATCATCCCCGTGGCGCCCAACAACTCGTACTACCGCTACTATCGCAGCAACGGCCTCGTGCGCAGCCCCGGTGGTTATCTGGGTGAAGACGTGGACGTGCTCTACGACTTCGTGCAGAGTGGCAACCCGGCCACACGCGCGCTGTGCAACGAGCGCGTGCGCGACGCGGTCATCGGCAAGGGCATCGATCGTCGCACGGGCGACTTCAACGACTTCTGGGCCTCGCGCGACTACATCATGCAGGCGGGTGGCATCAAGGCGGCAACCCTCATGGCCCACGCCTTCAATGACTGGAACGTGATGCCCGAGCATAGTGTGCTCATGGTGCAGGCGCTCAAGGCCAACGGCGTACCCGTGCAGCAGTACTATCATCAGGGCGGACACGGTGGTGAGCCGCCGCTTGCCATGATGAACCGCTGGTTCACGCGGTACCTGCTTGGCGTGCAGAACGGGGTGGAGAAGGACCCCAAGGCCTTTGTGGTGCGTGAAGGCGCGCCGCGTCTCGAGCCCACGCCATACGCCGACTACCCCAATCCGGCGGCCTCACCGGTCACGCTCTATCCCACCAAGGGTGGCAACGCCGTCGGCGCCCTCGGCACCACGCGCACCCCCGCGCAGGGTATCGAGACCGTGACGGACAATGTGTCGCTGGGCGGTGTGGATCTCGCGCGCGCCGAGAATTCGCCGACGCGTCTTCTGTTCGCGACCGCTCCGCTTACGCAACCCGTGCACCTCTCGGGCATCGGGCGTGTGCGCATCACGCTGTCCAGCAACAAGCCCGCCGCCAATCTGTCGGTGTGGCTGGTGGAATTGCCCTGGCCGGCAACCGGCAACAACAACGCGGGTATCATCACGCGGGGCTGGGCCGATCCGCAGAACGCGCGGGATGTCCGTCGCAGCACGCCACTCGTGCCCGGGCAGCCGGTCACGCTGGAGTTCGATCTGCAGCCCGATGACCAGATCATCGCCGCGGGCAAGCGCATCGGCCTCATGATTTTCTCGAGCGACAAGGATTTCACGCTGCACCCGGCGCCGGGGACCGTGCTCTCCATCGATCTCGATCAGACGTCCATCACACTGCCCGTTGTGGGCGGTGCCTCCGCTCTCAAGTAA